ATTGGTTTGTTCTGCTTTGTCTGTCTCAGTTTTAGTTGTTTTTGAGGTTACCGTTTTTTCAGAACTAGTAGGCTCGTCAGATGCTTCAAGCTCAGCTTCAGCCAGCAGATCGGCTTTAATTTTAGCTTTTTTCTGCGCTTGTTCGTTCTCAGCGCTATTGTCTACAGGTTTACCATCCGCATCGACAATATCAGTGGCTTTTTTAAGCTTGGCAAAAGAATCACTGGTGGTATCGGCTTTGGTTTTAGCACTAGGAATGTTTTTGCTATTATCCGTATCACTGGTTTTAACCACAACGCTGTCAACGACTGGGCTTGTAGAGTTAGTGTTTTCGTTACTCATAACATTATCCTTAAAACGAGTCTATAAAAAGACGAAAGGTAAAAGTGGCGCGAAATATGCAAATGCCTAATGTAGCGATAAAAAATAATGATAAAAAGGCATCACAAATAAAAGGTGGTATTAATATATAGCAAATCAGTGGCTTATCATAATTGCTTTGTACGACAGTATTGTATGTCTTTAGCAAATCAGGTAACGAATGTAATCTTTCAAGTAAAATCTAAATAAAACCTAAGTAAAACGTTTACTATAACTTAATGGCAAGTGTTAAAAATCTCAACATAATACTGGTCAGTCTTATTTATATGAATTATAAAAAAGCATATTTGATAATATATGGTTATTATTAAGCGTATAAGTCATAACCTATATATTTGATTCTACCATACGCCTTAGAGATTGAAGTATGCGGAAAGTTATTAAGTTGTAGACTGGCTGTTTACGAATTTGTATGGACTTTATTAGATTTTGGACATATTTACCGTGTCCGTGTATAGTTAAGTGTCGTTTTAAAGGTATTTATGAACCAATCGCCATTTACTAAATTCTAATAATAGTGTAGCTGATTCGCCTTTATAAGCAGTACATTAAAATATCGTATTATAATAATAAAGCGCCTCAAATTCTTTTATTGTTAATAAACCTTTTAATTTTTAACCACAGGATTATATTATGTCAGACCGTTACGGTAATTTTGTTCAGTCTTCTATTGGTAAAAAAGTCGCGAAAAATCTAGGTTTGCCACTGCCGGTAAATCTTGATCGCTTTGAAAGTGGTCAGCGTTTGGTACGTGGTAGCGTTTTGATTGGTTCAGCCATCGGTGAAGATAAGCGCGTTAGTCAGTCAGTCGCTCGTATTTTATCTGAGCTGCATGCCGAGGTGTTTGTCAATAGTGATGACGGTATCACAGCTACGCTTGCTGACGCGGGTATTGAAGCCAAAACCAACACAGAGGATGAAGATAAATTCAAAATATTAGTGTTCGATGCCAGTAATATTAGTAACGTGTCCGAGCTCAAGCAAGTGTATGCGTTTTTTCACGTGGTTGCGAGTCATGTAGAAAATTCAGGTCGCGTCATTATTATTGGTCGTCCGCCAGAAGCGATTGAAGATATCGAGACCGCATTGGCGCAGCGTGCGCTTGAAGGGTTTGTAAAGTCGGTTGGTAAAGAATTTAAACGTGGCATTACTGCCCAATTGATTTATGTTGGCGCAGGCGCGGAGCAAAATCTTGATTCAACGTTGCGTTTTTTCACCTCAGCTCGTTCAGCTTATGTTTCAGGTCAAGTAGTCCGTGTCGATAAAGGCAATGCTGTTGCTGTCGACTGGTCACAACCGTTAGGTGGTAAAACTATGCTGGTTACGGGTGCAAGTCGCGGTATTGGCGAGGCGATTGCGCGCGTGTTAGCTCGCGAAGGCGCGCATGTGATTTGTTTAGATGTGCCGCAGCAGCAAGTAGATTTACAAAAAGTGGCGAGTGAGATTAGCGGTGCAACATTGATGGTTGATATCACCAGTGATGATGCTGGCAAGCAGATTGCGGAAGCCGCTGAAAAGCGTGGTGGTTTAGATGCCGTTATCCATAATGCTGGGGTGACACGTGATAAAACCTTAGCAAAAATGGATGAGCAAAAATGGGACATGGTACTGAATATCAATTTAGCCAGTATCGCTAAGCTGAATCGTTATATGTTTGATAACGAAGTGCTAAAAGATAACGCGCGTATCGTTTGCGTCTCATCAATTTCAGGTATCGCAGGCAACTTGGGTCAAACTAACTATGCTACGTCGAAAGCGGGTGTCATTGGACTGGTTGATGCTACCGCCAAGCAGTTAGCCGATAACGATAAAGGCATGACTATTAATGCTGTTGCCCCAGGATTTATCGAAACGCAAATGACGGAAGCGATTCCATTTGCCATTCGTGAAGCGGGACGTCGTATGAATTCCATGAGTCAAGGCGGCTTACCTGTTGACGTTGCTGAAACTATTGCATGGTTGGCGTCACCAGCATCTGGTGGACTAAATGGTAATACGGTACGCGTTTGTGGTCAAAGTTTACTTGGTGCATAAATAGTCAAAACTTAGTCAGTTAATGGCTAGGCTAATGAATCAATGATAACCACTGATAGCTAATGGTAATGACTAAAATCATAACTATTTACGAAAGAATTGATATTAAAGTGTAAAAAAGCTGCCTACGGGCGGCTTTTTCATGATAAAAATATACGATTGATGAAATAAGCTGCTTTTCTAAATGGTTAATTTGTTTAAATAACTTTTTTCAATGATTTATTTAGTAACGTGTTTAATGCAGCATTTCAGCAAATACTCAACAAAGTACTGTAAAATAAAAGTACTGTAAAACAACTGTCAATAAGAAATTAGCTCATACTTAAAGAAAACTCGCCAAAGCCCCACTTAGGATTGATTTATGTCAGATAAACACTATGATGCGTTGCCGAAAGCGCATACTACCTACGCCAATATCATCAAAAGCTTATTGCCTATCGGTGATCACTCAAAAGTCGGTAAAGATGCGTTGCCGCAAGCGACCTATTTTGTGGATGATCTACACATTGATCAGGGCAACCTTAACGACTATCGTAAGATTTGCGGTTTTGCGGATAATGGTAAAATACCCATTACTTACTTTGCCGTACTCTCGCAAGCCTTACAAATGAATATGATGGTCAAAGAAGCCTTCCCCTTTACCATGCTAGGTTTGGTACATGTAGACAATAGTGTGACCCAATATCGTCCTATCGGCGAGCGTGAAACGGTGAATATGTCCGTGACTTTTGCCAATTTACGTGACCACACGCAAGGTCAGCAGTTTGACTTTGTGACTACGGTTAAGTCGCAAGACGATATTATTTGGGAAGGAGTATCAACCTATCTAGCGCGTGGCAAAAAACCGGAAAGCACTGGCGATAAAAGTAAACCACGTCCGGTAAACGTAAAACCGATGGTAGATGAAAAGGGCGTGCATAATATTTTTGAAGTGCCCGAGGATATTGGTCGTCGTTATGCCTTTGTTTCTGGTGATTTCAACCTAATTCATTTGCATCCTTTATCAGCGCGTGCCTTTGGTTTTCCAAAAGCGATTGCGCATGGCATGTGGTCTAAAGCCAAATGTTTGGGCATGATGGGCGTATTACCAGATGCTTGCACAGTTAATGTCTCTTTTAAATTACCAATATTTTTGCCGTCAGAAGTAGAGCTGATTGCTGAGCCAATCTCTAAACTCAAAACTGCAGAGGACAGCTGTCATTTTGGTTTATATAGTGCCAAAAATGATAAACCGCATCTTGCGGGTTTGGTTAAATTGCTGAGCGACGATAAGTAAGCTAAACACTTCCAATTCCAACATCCGTATTTAAATATCAGAATGATGACTATGACTCAAACTATCCAAGAATTAACCAATACCGATAACGATAACGGCATTGCGCTTGCAGACGCGCTCGTCCCTTATTTTCGCCCTGATGCACAAACTATTGTATGCGGGGCGCTTGATAAGGATAAAGTGGCAGCATTAGCAGCAGCCGGTGTTGAGCTTGTTATTAATTTACAACCCGATGAGGAGCTGAGCTTTGATGAGGCGACCGCTGTTAAAAAAACTGGCATGCAGTATGAGCAACTGTCTATAAGCGGTGCTGACGACTTAAAACAGCTGAAAATTTTGGCATTTGATAATTTATTGCGGCAGTATCATGGTAAAAAAATAGCCATGCATTGCAAGTCTGGCAATCGGGTGGGGGCAGCGTCAGCCCTGCGTGCCGGTTGGTTGCGTGGGCGTAAGATAGAAACTGCGATGGAGCGTGGATATAGCCATGGTTTGACAGGGCTTGAACAAGAGGTGCACAATCGCTTATTAGTGCCACGTTAAAATTTAAACCAAATGTGCCTACTAATAAATGCGGCTTATTAAAAAAACAGGCGACCACTAGGTTGCCTTTTTTAATGCTGACCTTAATGAACCAATAATAACGAGGTAACAATGACAGAAAGTCATAATAACAACAATTATTCTCATAACAGTAGTCACTGTCATATTAATCAACAACTTGAACAACGACTACAGCAGATATTGACTGACTTGCAATTGGATGATGCGCCAGCAGGTGGCGCATTGGTCGTTTATCAGGCTGGCAAGTGTATCGCACAGGCAAGCGTTGGGATGGCTCAATTAGAAATGCCATGGCAGCCTGATACGTTATCCCTGAATTTTTCTACGGGTAAAGGGGTGCTGGCAACCTTAGTACATGTCCTAGTATCACAGCAATTACTTGACTATGACGCACCGATTGCGAGCTATTGGTCGGCATTTTCTGCCAATGGCAAAGAAGATATCACCTTACGTGCTGTGATGTCGCATCAAGCCAATCTCTTTGCGATTACTACGATAGATACTGATAGTGAAGCGCTCCTTGATTGGCATGGGATGTTGGAAAAAGTGGCTGCGATGCCAACAACCAAGCCCGATAATGCCCAGCACTATGACAGCGCTTATAGTGCACTGGTTTATGGTTGGGTGCTAGGCGGGTTGATAGAAGCCGCTACTGATATGTCGTTGGCTGATGCGCTACGTCATTATTTAACGGAGCCGTTAGGTATTGCAGATAGCTGTTATTACGGTGTGCCTGCTGATAAAGCAAACCGTGTGGCTACCTTAGTAAAAAACTTTACCAGTAGTCAGCCTGAAAGTGTAAATCCCAATAGCTCAGACAGTAGCCAAAAGCGCAGTAAACGACATAAGCCCGTGCTAAAAGTAGACTCTGAAGCGACACTGAATACTTATGCTAGTTTGCCCAGTTACTCTTGTTGGCAACAGATTGCTAATGATGGAAATCTTGCATCAATACAGAATAAATTGACAGCAACCCAAATCAATCGTTTGTATTTTGACCATAGTCAGCTTAATTTAAAAAATTATAAAGCCGCATTATTGCCCAACAGTCCAACGCCTATTGATTATTATGATGAACGCACGCTACAAGCAGTAATGCCTGCAGTTAATGGGGTTGCCTCAGCGCAAGCGTTGGCGACTATTTATGCCATGCTCGCAAATGGTGGCGTGTGGCAAGGTAAAATTTTGATTAATCAGGCAACGTTTATCCAATTATCTACACCACAAATTTCGGGTATTGATGCAGTGATGCCAACTAATATGGACTGGCGTTTGGGTTATCATCGTTTAGTTCACCTGTGCCAAAATGATAATCAAAGCCTTATTCAGGCTCAAAATGAAAGCGTAGCAGCCCAAGGTTTTGGGCATATGGGCTATAACGGCTCGGTTGCTTGGTGTTCTCCTGCGCGGCAATTATCCTTTGCCTTTGTTCATAATTTTGATGTGACCATGCTGAATGATATCCGCCAATTTGCACTGACTGAAGCGCTATTAAGTATGATTGATAGTGACGTTTTAGATAAATAATGAGGACGTTAAAATCGGCAGATATGAGGCTAATCTCAATGTTATACATAACTATAAAGTTAGGAAATAGCTGCCATTTTAGAGTAAAAATAACAACTTCATAAATGTTAAAGCCTCATAATCTGCTAGTATGCGGTATTCATTTGCACCCATTTATTTTATATTCATTACCGTCAGGACTCCTTCATTGAACACATTTACAGCGCCCACTATAGCTAATATAGAAAGTAATGATTTACGCCTACAGCTACAGCAAATAATAGATTCAAAAACCAAACCGCTGGGTGCACTCGGGAAACTTGAAACCTTAGCATTGCAAATTGGTCTGATTCTAGGAACGACTTCTCCACAAATTAAGCAGCCACAGATTCGAGTGTTTGCTGCCGATCATGGCTTGGCAGTGCATGGTACGTCGGCATTTCCTAGTGCCGTTACTGCGCAGATGGTGCTGAATTTCTTACAAGGCGGTGCTGCAATTAATGTCTTGGCACGTCAGCATAATATTGAATTAAAGGTAGTTGATGCAGGTGTAGCGACAGATTTTGACAGTGCTGCTTTTAAAAATCAGCCGCAATTGCTTGATTATAAAGTGCGCCATGGCAGCCGTGATGCGCTCAATGAGCAAGCGATGACAGATGAAGAGTGCGTGATCGCCCTTAATAACGGTATGGAAGTTGCCAAGCAATTAACAGGTAATTTACTCATTGTTGGTGAAATGGGTATTGGTAATACCTCTGCTGCCAGTTTGTTGCTGGCTAGATTAGGGAACTTACCCATTGCTGATTGTATCGGTCGCGGCACTGGGCTAGATGATGCTGGACTACTGCGAAAAGAGCAGATTTTAACGCAAGTCTTGCAACGTCATGAAGATGCTATAACGCCATTTGCCGCACTGGCGGCATTAGGCGGTCTTGAAATTGCAATGATGGTTGGGGCGTTGATACAAGCCGCTAGCCAACGCCAGATTTTATTAATTGATGGCTTTATTGCCAGTATTGCTTTGTTGGTTGCAGAGCATTTAGCACCGGGTGTTCGTCAATATGCCATCTTTGCCCATCATTCCGCAGAGCCAGGGCATGAAATTTTACTGCAATTATTACATGCCACGCCACTATTGAATCTGCATATGAGACTAGGGGAAGGTAGTGGCGCGGCGCTAGCCTATCCGTTATTACAATCGGCTTGTGCCATTATGAATGAGATGGCAAGTTTTAGTGATGCGGGCATCAGTGAGCAAAACAGCTGATGTCATATCCTCATTCATCAGGGCAGCGATTATTGCAAAGGATAAAACATGAGTGTCGGCTGCTGTTGGTTGCCACGCAGTTTTTAACGCGCATCCCAGTACCTGAGTTTACAAACTACCAACCGCAGTGGCTACACCAAAGTAGTCGGCATTTTCCGGCAGTTGGCTTGTTGATAGGACTACTTTGTGCGCTGGTCTTTTGGCTGAGTAGTAGTTTATTTAATCCTTTGGTAGCTGCGGTTATCAGTACGGCTTTTAGCATTAAGCTGACTGGCGCGTTTCACGAAGACGGTCTAGCTGATACTTGTGATGGTCTGGGTGGCGGTCTGACGCGCGAGCGTACCTTGACGATTATGAAAGACTCGCGCCTAGGTACTTATGGGACGTTGGGATTAGTCAGTGCGTTATTGCTTAAAGTTACCTTGTTAGCGTCAATGCCGTTATCAGTGGCTTTGGTGGCACTTATTATCGGGCATAGCGCGTCGCGTTTATTCTCTATCAGTTTGATTACATTCTTACCTTACGGTGGTGAAATTGAACATGCCAAAGCCAAACCGATGGCGCAGCAATTGACGCCATTGCAAGGATTGATGGCAAGTGGTTGGCTGCTAGTAGGCATCGCTGTAGTGATTGCGATGTTTCCTAATACGATGCGCCAAATTAGTATTTGGCATTGGTTATTGGCATTAGTGCTTGCGTTAATCGCCACTGATTATATGCGGCGGTTACTACGTCGACGCTTAGGCGGCTATACGGGTGACGGTTTGGGAGCGACTCAGCAGTTGAGCGAAGTTGCGATTTATGCAGGGCTTGCCGCTTCTCTACCTTTTATCTAAATGCACTATTATCAAGAGTAGTTCGATTTATGATGACTTTATATATCTGGCGGCATCCTCAGCCTGTTGCCGCAAAAGGTATTTGTCTTGGACATACCGATATGAGTGTTGATAGGCGCAAGCTAAAGCGCCTTGCCAATCAGATTCAGCATTTTGCGCGCCTGCATCATCTACCCAAAGTGATTTGGGTTAGTCCTTTACAACGCTCATTGAAAGTGGGTCAACTGCTAGCAAAGCGTGGCTTTCAGTGTCATATTTCGCCTGACCTGACTGAGCTTAATTTTGGCGCTTGGGATGGTCGCCCTTGGGTACGGATTACTAAAGAAGAAATTGATGAGTGGTGTGCTAATTTTGCGCACTTTGCACCGGAAAATGGGGAAAGCCTGCAACAGTTGTTTCATCGTATTGAAGATTGGTTAAATGCGCGTATGCTTGAGCAAAGTGCTATCTCTACGTCTATAGATATGTCCGTATTAGCAGTGGGTCATGCAGGTTGGATTAATGCGGCTAAGATGATTACGGCTGGCAAGGACGTACCGCAACTTGCAATAGAATGGTCTGCTCCTGTAGTTTATAATCAGTTGAGTATCCTTAAATACGCAAAAAAGGTTTAAAAATCCAAAATCCAAACGCTAATGCCTGCATTCTAATGAGCCACCGTTTGCGAAAATATATTAATCACGATAACCCCGCTGACAATCAAAGTAATACCCGCCACTGCTCCGGCATCAATCGTTTGCTTAAAGACGACGATGCCGATAATCGCCGTCAGTACGATACCAATACCGCCCCAAATCGCATAGGCAATGCCTAAAGGAATGGTTTTAAGCGTTTGTGACAAAAAGTAAAACGAGACTATATATAGTACCGCCATCAACAGTGTGGGTAGCAGACGTGTGAACTGCTCGGACTTTACCAATAACGTCGTCGCCATGATTTCACAAATAATAGCCAACATTAAAAATCCATAGCCAATAAAAACAGGGTTCATACATCAAGCTCCAAAGCCAAACTATTTTTAAAAGTAATCAGTAGAATCTATTCACAAACAACACTATACAGAGGCAATTCGTCTCGCCTTATTCTCTCATAGCAATCATAAATAAAAGTAGCCCTTAACAAAAAAAATGGTTCGATAGTGGTTTTATATTTTTCTGAATAGCGTTACCATGACCTGTTAAATATTTAAGCTCCTAATTTTTTAAGTTCCTATATTTCCATCACAGAAAAGGATAGGTTATGCGCTACGACGTTATTGTTATTGGTGCCGGTATGGTTGGCACATCGACTGCTTGGCATTTACAAAAAAACGGTTCAAAAGTTTTATTGTTGGATAAAAAATTACCAGGGTCAGAGACTTCCTACGGTAATGCAGGACTGATTCAGCGTGAAGCCATTCATACTCATCCTTTTCCCCGCCAAATCTCTGAGATGGTCAGAGTATTACCCAATCAGGGCACCGATATTCGCTATCGCATACCGGCTATTCTACGTTATCATCAAGCGCTGCTGCAGTATTGGAAATATTCTTCACCCGCTTCTGTTAAAAAAATAGAAGCAGAATGGCAGACGCTGATTGAGCATTGTACCAATGAGCATCAGACCATGATT
This genomic window from Psychrobacter urativorans contains:
- the cobT gene encoding nicotinate-nucleotide--dimethylbenzimidazole phosphoribosyltransferase, which codes for MNTFTAPTIANIESNDLRLQLQQIIDSKTKPLGALGKLETLALQIGLILGTTSPQIKQPQIRVFAADHGLAVHGTSAFPSAVTAQMVLNFLQGGAAINVLARQHNIELKVVDAGVATDFDSAAFKNQPQLLDYKVRHGSRDALNEQAMTDEECVIALNNGMEVAKQLTGNLLIVGEMGIGNTSAASLLLARLGNLPIADCIGRGTGLDDAGLLRKEQILTQVLQRHEDAITPFAALAALGGLEIAMMVGALIQAASQRQILLIDGFIASIALLVAEHLAPGVRQYAIFAHHSAEPGHEILLQLLHATPLLNLHMRLGEGSGAALAYPLLQSACAIMNEMASFSDAGISEQNS
- a CDS encoding DMT family transporter encodes the protein MNPVFIGYGFLMLAIICEIMATTLLVKSEQFTRLLPTLLMAVLYIVSFYFLSQTLKTIPLGIAYAIWGGIGIVLTAIIGIVVFKQTIDAGAVAGITLIVSGVIVINIFSQTVAH
- a CDS encoding 3-oxoacyl-ACP reductase, with protein sequence MSDRYGNFVQSSIGKKVAKNLGLPLPVNLDRFESGQRLVRGSVLIGSAIGEDKRVSQSVARILSELHAEVFVNSDDGITATLADAGIEAKTNTEDEDKFKILVFDASNISNVSELKQVYAFFHVVASHVENSGRVIIIGRPPEAIEDIETALAQRALEGFVKSVGKEFKRGITAQLIYVGAGAEQNLDSTLRFFTSARSAYVSGQVVRVDKGNAVAVDWSQPLGGKTMLVTGASRGIGEAIARVLAREGAHVICLDVPQQQVDLQKVASEISGATLMVDITSDDAGKQIAEAAEKRGGLDAVIHNAGVTRDKTLAKMDEQKWDMVLNINLASIAKLNRYMFDNEVLKDNARIVCVSSISGIAGNLGQTNYATSKAGVIGLVDATAKQLADNDKGMTINAVAPGFIETQMTEAIPFAIREAGRRMNSMSQGGLPVDVAETIAWLASPASGGLNGNTVRVCGQSLLGA
- a CDS encoding serine hydrolase domain-containing protein — its product is MTESHNNNNYSHNSSHCHINQQLEQRLQQILTDLQLDDAPAGGALVVYQAGKCIAQASVGMAQLEMPWQPDTLSLNFSTGKGVLATLVHVLVSQQLLDYDAPIASYWSAFSANGKEDITLRAVMSHQANLFAITTIDTDSEALLDWHGMLEKVAAMPTTKPDNAQHYDSAYSALVYGWVLGGLIEAATDMSLADALRHYLTEPLGIADSCYYGVPADKANRVATLVKNFTSSQPESVNPNSSDSSQKRSKRHKPVLKVDSEATLNTYASLPSYSCWQQIANDGNLASIQNKLTATQINRLYFDHSQLNLKNYKAALLPNSPTPIDYYDERTLQAVMPAVNGVASAQALATIYAMLANGGVWQGKILINQATFIQLSTPQISGIDAVMPTNMDWRLGYHRLVHLCQNDNQSLIQAQNESVAAQGFGHMGYNGSVAWCSPARQLSFAFVHNFDVTMLNDIRQFALTEALLSMIDSDVLDK
- a CDS encoding beta-lactamase hydrolase domain-containing protein, yielding MTQTIQELTNTDNDNGIALADALVPYFRPDAQTIVCGALDKDKVAALAAAGVELVINLQPDEELSFDEATAVKKTGMQYEQLSISGADDLKQLKILAFDNLLRQYHGKKIAMHCKSGNRVGAASALRAGWLRGRKIETAMERGYSHGLTGLEQEVHNRLLVPR
- the cobS gene encoding adenosylcobinamide-GDP ribazoletransferase, which gives rise to MSYPHSSGQRLLQRIKHECRLLLVATQFLTRIPVPEFTNYQPQWLHQSSRHFPAVGLLIGLLCALVFWLSSSLFNPLVAAVISTAFSIKLTGAFHEDGLADTCDGLGGGLTRERTLTIMKDSRLGTYGTLGLVSALLLKVTLLASMPLSVALVALIIGHSASRLFSISLITFLPYGGEIEHAKAKPMAQQLTPLQGLMASGWLLVGIAVVIAMFPNTMRQISIWHWLLALVLALIATDYMRRLLRRRLGGYTGDGLGATQQLSEVAIYAGLAASLPFI
- a CDS encoding MaoC family dehydratase encodes the protein MSDKHYDALPKAHTTYANIIKSLLPIGDHSKVGKDALPQATYFVDDLHIDQGNLNDYRKICGFADNGKIPITYFAVLSQALQMNMMVKEAFPFTMLGLVHVDNSVTQYRPIGERETVNMSVTFANLRDHTQGQQFDFVTTVKSQDDIIWEGVSTYLARGKKPESTGDKSKPRPVNVKPMVDEKGVHNIFEVPEDIGRRYAFVSGDFNLIHLHPLSARAFGFPKAIAHGMWSKAKCLGMMGVLPDACTVNVSFKLPIFLPSEVELIAEPISKLKTAEDSCHFGLYSAKNDKPHLAGLVKLLSDDK
- a CDS encoding histidine phosphatase family protein translates to MMTLYIWRHPQPVAAKGICLGHTDMSVDRRKLKRLANQIQHFARLHHLPKVIWVSPLQRSLKVGQLLAKRGFQCHISPDLTELNFGAWDGRPWVRITKEEIDEWCANFAHFAPENGESLQQLFHRIEDWLNARMLEQSAISTSIDMSVLAVGHAGWINAAKMITAGKDVPQLAIEWSAPVVYNQLSILKYAKKV